Genomic DNA from Nocardioides aquaticus:
CCGACGTCCAGCTCGACAAGTCCTTCATCGACGACCTCGACGTCGACTCGCTGTCGATGGTCGAGATCGTCGTGGCCTGCGAGGAGAAGTTCGGGGTGACCATCCCCGACGAGGAGGTCAAGAACCTCAAGACCGTCGGTGACGCCGTCGCCTACATCGAGCGCGCCCAGGGCTGACGCCCTGCCGGACCGTCCCACCATCCCTCTCACCAGCAGCACCACGAGGAGTCGACGAACCATGAGCCGCACACGTGTCGTGGTCACCGGGATGGGGACCACCAGTCCCCTCGGCGGTGACGTGGCCTCCACCTGGGAAGGCCTGATGGAGGGACGGTCCGGCGTCCGCGCCCTGACCGAGGAGTGGGCCGAGGAGCTCCCGGTCAAGATCGCGGCACGGGTCGCGGTCGAGCCGACCGAGGTCCTGGAACGCGTCAAGGCGCGACGCTACGACCGCTCGACCCAGCTGGCGATGGTCGCGGCGATCGAGGCCTGGCGCGACAGCGGCCTCGAGGACGCCGAGATCGACCACGACCGGCTCGGGGTGGCGATGGCCTCCGGGATCGGCGGGGTCAACACCCTGCTGTCCAACTACGACAGCCTGATCCAGAAGGGCCCGCGGCGGGTCTCCCCGCTCGCGGTGCCGATGCTGATGCCCAACGCCCCGGCCGCCAACATCAGCCTGTACGTGGGCGCCCGCGCCGCGGTGAACACCCCCGTGTCGGCGTGCGCCTCCGGCAACGAGGCGATCAGCCTCGCGGTGGACCAGATCCGCCTCGGGCGGGCCGACGTCGTGCTCGCCGGCGGCACGGAGGCCGCGATCCACCCGCTGCCGATGGCGGCGTTCGCCAACATGATGGCGCTGTCCAAGAACGCCGGCGACCCGACCACGGTCTCGCGCCCCTGGGACACCGGACGCGACGGGTTCGTCCTCGGCGAGGGTGCCGGCGTGCTGGTGCTGGAGAGCGAGGAGCACGCCCGGGCCCGCGGCGCCCGCATCTACGCCGAGGTCCTCGGCGCGGGCATCACCGCCGACTCCCACGACATCGCCCAGCCCGACCCGGCCGGCCGGGGCGGCTCGCGCGCCATCCTGCGCGCGCTGCACGAGTCCGACGTCGACGCCGAGTCGGTCGTGCACGTCAACGCCCACGCCACCTCGACGCCCAAGGGCGACATCGCCGAGGGCCTGATGCTCCACGCCACCCTGGGCGCCCACGCCTCGGAGGTCGTCGTGACCAGCACCAAGTCGATGACCGGCCACCTGCTCGGCGGCGCCGGCGCGCTGGAGGCGATCGCCACCGTGCTCGCCCTGCACCACCGCACCGTCCCCCCGACCATCAACCTCGACGACCTCGACCCCGAGGTCGACCTCGACATCGCCACGAAGCCCCGGGACCTGCCCGTCGGCGACGTCGCCGCCCTGAACAACTCCTTCGGCTTCGGCGGCGCCAACGTGGCCGTCGTCTTCGGGAGCATCTGATGACGCAGGTCGCCGACCCCGCCCCCGCCCCGAGCGGCAAGGCGCCGCGGCTGCCGCGCGAGGAGGACCCCCGCCACCCGCTGCTGCGCCTGGAGGCGCTGCTCGACGACGGGACCTGCGAGCTGCTCTCGGACGTCGACGAGTCCGGGATGCTCGCCGCGCGTGGTCGGGTCGACGGCACCGACGTCGTCGCCTTCTGCTCCGACGCCACCGTGATGGGCGGCGCCATGGGAGACGACGGCTGCCGCGTCGTGGTCGACGCCTACCACCGCGCGATCACCGACGGCGTGCCGATCATCGGCCTCTGGCACTCCGGGGGCGCCCGGCTGGCCGAGGGCGTGCTGTCGCTGCACGCCGTGGGCCGGATCTTCGCGGTGATGACGCAGGCGTCCGGGGTGATCCCCCAGATCTCGGTCGTCCTCGGCCCGGCTGCGGGCGGGGCCGCGTACGGGCCGGCGCTCACCGACGTGGTGATCCTCGGGCCCGAGGGCCGGATCTTCGTGACCGGCCCCGACGTGGTCCGCTCGGTGACCGGCGAGGCCGTCGACATGCTCCGTCTCGGCGGGCCCGAGCCGCACGGTCGCCGTTCCGGTGTCGTGCACGTGCTCACCGACTCCGAGCGCGAGGCGCTGGACAAGGCGCGCGTCCTCGCCCACCTGCTCGGCACGCAGGGCAGCCTGCGCGTCTCCGACGTGGTCGACCGCGACCTCGAGGCCCTGCTGCCGGAGTCCCGCAAGCGCGCCTACGACGTGCACCCGCTCGTGGACGGCCTGCTCGACGAGGGCACGTCCCAGGAGCTGCACGCGCGCTGGGCGCCGAACATCGTGACCACCCTGGGCCGCCTCGGCGGGCGCACCGTCGGCGTCGTGGCGAACAACCCGCTGCGCCTCGGTGGTTGCCTGGACTCGCTGTCGGCCGAGAAGGCCTCCCGGTTCGTGCGGATGTGCGACGCGCTGGGCGTGCCGCTGGTCGTGCTGGTGGACGTGCCGGGCTACCTGCCCGGGGTCGGCCAGGAGTGGGACGGCGTCGTGCGCCGCGGGGCGAAGCTGCTGCACGCCTTCGCGGAGTGCGTGGTGCCCCGGGTCACCCTCGTCACCCGCAAGACCTACGGCGGCGCCTACATCGCGATGAACGCGCGATCCCTCGGCGCCACCCGCGTCCTGGCGTGGCCCGGCGCCGAGGTCGCCGTGATGGGTGCCGTGGCCGCCGTACGCATCCTGCACCGCCGCAAGCTGGCCGAGGTGGCACCGGACCTCCGCGCCCAGGTCGAGGCCGAGCTGGCCACCGAGCACGAGCGCCTGGCCGGCGGGGTCGACCGGGCCGTGGAGATCGGCGTGGTGGACGAGGTCGTCGACCCGTCGCTGACACGGTCGTCGATCGCGCAGGCCATCGACGCCGCGGTGCAGGCCGACGGGGTCCGACGCGGCCACCACGGCAACATCCCGCTCTGACCCGGCGGGCCGCACGCGCCGGGGGGCGCCCCTAGACGACCTGGTGCAACCAGCGGACGGGAGCGCCCTCACCGGCGTGGCGGAAGGTCTCGAGCTCGTCGTCCCAGGGCTTGCCGAGAAGCTTGTCCACCTCGAGCTCGAGCGTCGTCTCGCCGAGGGCGGACTTGACGACGGCGGCCTTGAGCCGGTCCTCGGGGATCAGGATGTCGCCGTGCACGCCGGTCACGGCGTGGAAGACGCCCAGGGACGGAGTCGAGGAGTACCGGGCACCCTCACCGCCCGTGGTCGCGTCCTCCGTGACCTCGAAGCGCAGGTGGTCCCACCCCCGCAGCGCGGACACCATCCGCGCGGCGGCGCCGACGTCACCGGTCCACGAGAGCTCCGCCCGGTGGGTGCCGGCCTGCGCCGGCTGGGGCGTCCACGAGGGGTTGACTGCAGCACCGAGCACGCCGCCGACGGCCCACTCGATGTGGGGGCACAGCGCCGAGGGCGCCGAGTGGACGTAGAGCACGCCTCGGGCAGGCACCCGCACTGAGCTGGATGTCGTCATCGCTGTCCTCCATCGGTCACGGTGGGAGATCTCCCACCTCGGCGCGAGGAACGCCTTCCCCAGCGGACTCGCACGACCTGGTGGTTCGAATGACGACCATGTAGTTGTGGGTCCATTGTGTCCCATGCGCCCCATGCGCGCCAGTGGTCTCGACCAGTGCGCGCCGGGGACCCTGCGCTCCGAGCGTGGCCTAGCCTGCCGCTGTGGAACCGCCACCGTCCCTGCGACTCGCTCGCCGCTCCCAGACCCTGGGGGTCGTGCTGCCGATGGTGCTGGTCGCCCTGGCGACGTCGGCCGGCTACTACGTGACGAACCCCCCGCCTCTGACGGTGCGAGACTCCCCCGTCACCGCCACGGTGCCCTCCGGCCAGCCGGTCTACCTCGGCGTCTACGAACCGGACGAGGACGCTGGACGAACCCTCGACCTCCGTGGCGTGCAGGTCGACGTCACCAGCACCCGGGAGATCGCCGTCCAGCCCCTCGTGTGCGTCGGTGGGAGCGTCGACGTGACGACCGCACCGGACACCACGTGCACCGACATCGTGGACCCGGCCGGTGCCGACCTCGGCCCCGACGACGACCTGATGCTCCAGGTCACCGGCAGCGGGTCGACGGTCGCCGTCGTCGAGCCCGTCACCATCAGCTTCGTCGAGGGCGTGCGCCGCGGCACCCACCAGGCGGGATCGCCGGCGCGGGTCCGCGTCCTGCCCGTCAGCTCTCCCCGCTGAGGGGCGGGCGGGGTCCGGTCAGTCCTCGGTCGCCACCGGGGGCCGGCCGGTCTCGTCGTCGCGTCGACGCTCGAGCTCGGCCGCCCGCGCCTCGGCGTCGGTGAGCTGGTCGGCGTCGATCGCGTGGGTGCGGTGGAACCACTCGAGGGCCTCGCGCTGCTGACCAGCGGTCACGAGCGTGTCAGCGTAGGCGTACCTCAGCCGCACCACCCACGCCGAGCGGTTCTGCGAGTTGATCGGGGCCTGCTCGAGCACCCGCAGCGCGGCATCGAGCTGGCCCATGTCGCGGCGGGCGCCGGCCTCGACGATGGTCATCTCCGCCCGCGCCTCCGGGGCGAAGTTCGCGACCCCGGGGCTCTTGGAGAGCTTGAGGGCCTGCTCGGGCTGGCCGAGGGCGCGATGGCAGTCCGCCATGATCGGCAGGTAGGCCGTCGCACCGTTGAGGCGCTTGGCGGCACGGAGGTCGGAGAGCGCCTCGGCGTAGTGGCCGGCAGCGTAGGCCGCCTCGCCGGCGGCCTCGCGCACGACCGCGATCCGCGGGGCGCGGGCACGTGCCGCGAGGGCGTGGCGGTACGCCAGCTCGGGGTCGTCGTCGATGACCATGCCGGCGGCGGCGAGGTGACGCGCGACCCTGGCGGCCAGCTTCTCGGGGAGCCCCTTGAGCTGCCCGGTCACGGACCGGTCGAGCTCCTTGCCCGTGACGCTGTCGGGCAGGTCGGGACCGTCGTAGATCGCCTGGTCCTCGGGCGTCCTCCGGATCCGGGCCGGCTTCTCCTCCGGCCCCTTGCGGTCGTCGGACCGCTTGTCGCGGTTGCCGGTGGGGCGCTGACCGCCGCCACGGCGGTCGTCGCTCGGACGCCCACGCCGATCGTCGGCGGGCCGACCACGACGGTCCTCGGGACCGCGCCCGGACCGTGCGCCGGAGTTGGTGCTGCCCGATCGCGGGCCGCGTCGTTGCTCGACCACGACGTCTCCTCTGTGATGTTGGGTGCTGCTGTGTCCAGATGTGCCGAAATGCGCAAGAGGCCACCGGTCGCCCGATGGCCTCTTGCTGAAAAGTTGTCCGGCGGCGTCCTAGTCTCCCACAGCCTCGCGGTTGCAGTACCATCGGCGCTGAGAGGCTTAACTTCCGGGTTCGGGATGGGACCGGGTGTTTCCCTCTCGCTATGGCCGCCGTAACTCTATGACCCCTCCGGGACACGGTGTCCGCCAGTGGTGTTGCACCTGGTGGTGGTGTCGGGGGGTGGATTGTGTGGACGCAAGGACCCAGGTTGTTGGGGGTGGTCACCGTTCGGGTGGCCACTACCAGCGTGGGTCTCTCATATACGCGTAGTCGTTGTTGTCATGGTTGAGGGTTTGTGAAGACAAGCCCTCGGCCTATTAGTACCGGTCGGCTAGGCATCACTGCTGTACACCTCCGGCCTATCAACCCCATGGTCTGTGGGGGGCCTTACCCCATAACGGGTGGGAAACCTCATCTTGAAACGTGCTTCCCGCTTAGATGCATTCAGCGGTTATCACTTCCGAACGTAGCCAACCAGCCCTGCACCTGGCGGTACAACTGGCACACCAGAGGTTCGTCCATCCCGGTCCTCTCGTACTAGGGACAGCCTTTCTCAAGTTTCCTACGCGCGCGGCGGATAGGGACCGAACTGTCTCACGACGTTCTAAACCCAGCTCGCGTGCCGCTTTAATGGGCGAACAGCCCAACCCTTGGGACCTACTCCAGCCCCAGGATGCGACGAGCCGACATCGAGGTGCCAAACCATCCCGTCGATATGGACTCTTGGGGAAGATCAGCCTGTTATCCCCGGGGTACCTTTTATCCGTTGAGCGACACCCCATCCACATGGTGGTGCCGGATCACTAGTTCCGACTTTCGTCCCTGCTCGACATGTCTGTCTCACAGTCAAGCTCCCTTGTGCACTTACACTCGCCACCTGATTGCCAACCAGGCTGAGGGAACCTTTGAGCGCCTCCGTTACTCTTTAGGAGGCAACCGCCCCAGTTAAACTACCCATCAGGCACTGTCCCTGATCCAGATCATGGACCTAAGTTAGACATCTAGTACGACCAGAGTGGTATTTCAACGTTGACTCCACCCACACTGGCGTGTGGACTTCACAGTCTCCCACCTATCCTACACAAGCCGAACCAAACACCAATACCAAACTATAGTAAAGGTCCCGGGGTCTTTCCGTCCTGCCGCGCGTAACGAGCATCTTTACTCGTAGTGCAATTTCGCCGAGTCCATGGTCGAGACAGCGCCCAAGTCGTTACTCCATTCGTGCAGGTCGGAACTTACCCGACAAGGAATTTCGCTACCTTAGGATGGTTATAGTTACCACCGCCGTTTACTGGGGCTTAAGTTCTGAGCTTCACCCACAAGTGGGCTAACCCGTCCCCTTAACCTTCCAGCACCGGGCAGGAGTCAGTCCGTATACATCGTCTTACAACTTCGCACGGACCTGTGTTTTTAGTAAACAGTCGCTTGGGCCTGGTCTCTGCGGCCCTTCACGCTTCCCCAGCAAGTGGGTACACGATCCGGGCCCCCCTTCTCCCGAAGTTACGGGGGCATTTTGCCGAGTTCCTTAACCATGGTTCGCTCGATCGCCTTGGTATTCTCTACCTGATCACCTGAGTCGGTTTGGGGTACGGGCGGCGCGTAGCTCGCTAGAGGTTTTTCTCGACAGCATAGGATCACCCACTTCAGCCAACCGGCCTCGGCATCACCTCTCAGGCACGACATCGAAGTCAGCGTCCCGGATTTCCCTGGAACACACCCTACGGGCTTACCCGTGGACAACCATCGCCACGGTTGGGCTACCTTCCTGCGTCACCCCATCGCTTGACTACTACCGGATCGGTTCGTGCGCTCCACCATCACGCCATCCACCCGAAGGTGGACAGTCACGCGGCTTCGGGCACTTAGCATCACCGGGCTCGTCATGGGCGCTACTTTGCCGGTACGGGAATATCAACCCGTTGTCCATCGACTACGCCTGTCGGCCTCGCCTTAGGTCCCGACTTACCCAGGGCAGATTAGCTTGACCCTGGAACCCTTGATCAATCGGCGCACGGGTTTCTCACCCGTGATTCGCTACTCATGCCTGCATTCTCACTCGTGTCGCATCCACACCTGGATCACTCCGGCGCTTCACTCGCGACACGACGCTCCCCTACCCATCCACACACCTGAACACACCCAAGGGTGCGCTAGATCGGACATCAAAGTCCATGTGAATGCCATAGCTTCGGCGGATGACTTGAGCCCCGCTACATTGTCGGCGCGGAATCACTTGACCAGTGAGCTATTACGCACTCTTTCAAGGGTGGCTGCTTCCAAGCCAACCTCCTGGTTGTCAGTGCGACTCCACATCCTTTTCCACTTAGTCACCGCTTAGGGGCCTTAGCTGATGGTCTGGGCTGTTTCCCTCTCGACTACGAACCTTATCGCCCGCAGTCTCACTGCTGCGCTCTCACTTACCGGCATTCGGAGTTTGGCTAACGTCAGTAACCTGGTCGGGCCCATCGGCTATCCAGTGCTCTACCTCCGGCAAGAAACACGCAACGCTGCACCTAAATGCATTTCGGGGAGAACCAGCTATCACGAAGTTTGATTGGCCTTTCACCCCTATCCACAGGTCATCCCCTCAGTTTTCAACCTAAGTGGGTTCGGTCCTCCACGCGGTCTTACCCGCGCTTCAACCTGCCCATGGATAGATCACTTCGCTTCGGGTCTAGATCGTGCGACTCAACCGCCCTATTAGGACTCGCTTTCGCTACGGCTTCCCCACACGGGTTAACCTCGCCACACAACGCTAACTCGCAGGCTCATTCTTCAAAAGGCACGCCATCACCCACCGACACGCAAGCGTGTCCCAGGCTCTGACGGATTGTAGGCACATGGTTTCAGGTACTATTTCACTCCCCGCCAGGGGTACTTTTCACCTTTCCCTCACGGTACTTGTCCGCTATCGGTCATCGAGAAGTATTTAGGCTTAACGGGTGGTCCCGCCAGATTCGTACAGAATTTCAGGGGTTCCGTACTACTTGGGAGTAGACCAACGGAGACACGTACGTACACCAACGGGGCTCTCACCCTCTACGGCGCTGCTTTCCAACAGACTCAGGTTTAGCAACGTGTTTTCTTACTCCGCCGCACGATGGCAGTCAATGCGAAGATCTATCCCACAACCCCGTACACGCAACCCCTGCCAGGTATCACA
This window encodes:
- a CDS encoding tetratricopeptide repeat protein, giving the protein MVEQRRGPRSGSTNSGARSGRGPEDRRGRPADDRRGRPSDDRRGGGQRPTGNRDKRSDDRKGPEEKPARIRRTPEDQAIYDGPDLPDSVTGKELDRSVTGQLKGLPEKLAARVARHLAAAGMVIDDDPELAYRHALAARARAPRIAVVREAAGEAAYAAGHYAEALSDLRAAKRLNGATAYLPIMADCHRALGQPEQALKLSKSPGVANFAPEARAEMTIVEAGARRDMGQLDAALRVLEQAPINSQNRSAWVVRLRYAYADTLVTAGQQREALEWFHRTHAIDADQLTDAEARAAELERRRDDETGRPPVATED
- a CDS encoding carboxyl transferase domain-containing protein; translated protein: MTQVADPAPAPSGKAPRLPREEDPRHPLLRLEALLDDGTCELLSDVDESGMLAARGRVDGTDVVAFCSDATVMGGAMGDDGCRVVVDAYHRAITDGVPIIGLWHSGGARLAEGVLSLHAVGRIFAVMTQASGVIPQISVVLGPAAGGAAYGPALTDVVILGPEGRIFVTGPDVVRSVTGEAVDMLRLGGPEPHGRRSGVVHVLTDSEREALDKARVLAHLLGTQGSLRVSDVVDRDLEALLPESRKRAYDVHPLVDGLLDEGTSQELHARWAPNIVTTLGRLGGRTVGVVANNPLRLGGCLDSLSAEKASRFVRMCDALGVPLVVLVDVPGYLPGVGQEWDGVVRRGAKLLHAFAECVVPRVTLVTRKTYGGAYIAMNARSLGATRVLAWPGAEVAVMGAVAAVRILHRRKLAEVAPDLRAQVEAELATEHERLAGGVDRAVEIGVVDEVVDPSLTRSSIAQAIDAAVQADGVRRGHHGNIPL
- a CDS encoding acyl carrier protein, yielding MATTEEIRADLAEITNEVAGTDTADVQLDKSFIDDLDVDSLSMVEIVVACEEKFGVTIPDEEVKNLKTVGDAVAYIERAQG
- the fabF gene encoding beta-ketoacyl-ACP synthase II, with amino-acid sequence MSRTRVVVTGMGTTSPLGGDVASTWEGLMEGRSGVRALTEEWAEELPVKIAARVAVEPTEVLERVKARRYDRSTQLAMVAAIEAWRDSGLEDAEIDHDRLGVAMASGIGGVNTLLSNYDSLIQKGPRRVSPLAVPMLMPNAPAANISLYVGARAAVNTPVSACASGNEAISLAVDQIRLGRADVVLAGGTEAAIHPLPMAAFANMMALSKNAGDPTTVSRPWDTGRDGFVLGEGAGVLVLESEEHARARGARIYAEVLGAGITADSHDIAQPDPAGRGGSRAILRALHESDVDAESVVHVNAHATSTPKGDIAEGLMLHATLGAHASEVVVTSTKSMTGHLLGGAGALEAIATVLALHHRTVPPTINLDDLDPEVDLDIATKPRDLPVGDVAALNNSFGFGGANVAVVFGSI
- a CDS encoding DUF3145 domain-containing protein; translated protein: MPARGVLYVHSAPSALCPHIEWAVGGVLGAAVNPSWTPQPAQAGTHRAELSWTGDVGAAARMVSALRGWDHLRFEVTEDATTGGEGARYSSTPSLGVFHAVTGVHGDILIPEDRLKAAVVKSALGETTLELEVDKLLGKPWDDELETFRHAGEGAPVRWLHQVV